The following proteins are co-located in the Gigantopelta aegis isolate Gae_Host chromosome 5, Gae_host_genome, whole genome shotgun sequence genome:
- the LOC121372861 gene encoding uncharacterized protein LOC121372861: MRMLVAVFLILGHVVQTQGHGRLTNPPGRATAWRYGFNTPVDYQDNEQFCGGREYQHNLMGGNCGVCGDKYDASPRPHEAGGVYATGTIVKTYKQGQTITVTVQLTTNHKGYFEFRMCPVNDHKIAATDECFEKHVLRQTNGKIRYQLKTWDSKYYDVELQLPPDLTCSQCVLQWRYVAGNTWGCWKSTITSRWLFTPRATCCTGCGNQQEEFYGCADVSIRSDYNPQTTKRPPAPSTTRKPTTTRKTTTKPITTRRTTTPKRTTTTPRPTTTTTTPKPTTRKPTTTVKATTLKQTTTRPKPTTAYLPALSKGSQLCSFFCKGKVSYFCPKDCLKRANNV; the protein is encoded by the exons ATGCGTATGTTGGTAGCTGTTTTTCTTATTCTGGGTCACGTGGTACAAACCCAAGGTCACGGACGACTGACCAATCCACCAGGGAGAGCCACTGCTTGGAGATACGGATTTAACACACCCGTCGACTACCAGGACAATGAACAGTTTTGTGGTGGAAGGGAG tatcAGCATAACTTAATGGGAGGTAACTGCGGGGTGTGTGGCGACAAATACGACGCATCGCCACGCCCACACGAAGCTGGCGGAGTCTACGCCACTGGAACTATCGTGAAGACTTACAAGCAGGGGCAGACAATCACCGTCACGGTTCAGCTGACGACAAACCACAAGGGATATTTCGAGTTCCGGATGTGTCCGGTGAATGACCACAAAATCGCCGCCACGGACGAATGTTTTGAGAAGCACGTCCTACGTCAGACTAACGGTAAAATCAGATACCAGCTGAAAACCTGGGACAGTAAATACTATGACGTAGAATTACAACTTCCGCCGGATCTGACGTGCTCGCAGTGTGTTTTACAGTGGAGATATGTAGCAG GAAACACCTGGGGCTGCTGGAAGTCGACGATTACGTCACGGTGGCTGTTCACTCCTCGTGCCACGTGCTGCACCGGATGCGGAAATCAACAAGAAGAATTCTACGGCTGCGCAGATGTCTCAATCAGATCAGATTACAACCCGCAGACGACAAAGAGACCACCGGCCCCGTCGACAACTCGGAAACCGACGACAACTCGGAAAACGACGACAAAACCGATAACAACCAGACgaacaacaacaccaaaacgAACTACGACGACACCAAGaccaactacaactacaacaacgCCGAAGCCAACAACACGGAAACCTACCACCACAGTCAAGGCAACGACACTGAAACAGACCACCACAAGGCCAAAACCGACTACAGCTTACCTGCCCGCGTTGTCTAAGGGGAGTCAACTCTGTTCCTTCTTTTGTAAAGGGAAGGTATCCTATTTCTGTCCTAAGGACTGCTTAAAGAGGGCAAACAACGTGTAG